A window of the Oscillospiraceae bacterium NTUH-002-81 genome harbors these coding sequences:
- a CDS encoding ABC transporter permease has protein sequence MAVSFAAELQKARRRHDLLLCLLVPCILVLWVGGLSKGSPEELANGYSELLYSVPVIHAIMLPVLMSVLASRLWDMENRGNMQKLLYTLQSRRSLFVGKVLFGGLEIFLVTFVEMAALILLGNLHGYTESFPGGQFLYLAVCTLDVNLMLFFSAFLIVLFAGNSLPALCVGIVGALLGLFSAFLPPIVSYFVPWGYFIPLGAYEVADWEEATHTVTYGVRGCNWGLLAFTVVVSGLLLYICWRSVQRQEV, from the coding sequence ATGGCAGTATCTTTTGCCGCAGAACTGCAGAAAGCCCGCCGCCGTCATGACCTGCTGCTCTGTCTGCTGGTACCCTGCATTCTGGTCCTGTGGGTGGGCGGCCTGTCCAAGGGGAGTCCGGAGGAGCTGGCCAACGGGTATAGTGAACTGCTCTACAGCGTTCCAGTCATCCATGCCATTATGCTTCCGGTCTTGATGTCCGTTCTGGCCAGCCGCCTGTGGGATATGGAAAACCGGGGAAATATGCAAAAGCTGTTATACACGCTGCAGAGCCGCCGCAGCCTGTTTGTGGGGAAGGTGTTGTTTGGTGGCCTGGAAATTTTCCTGGTCACTTTTGTGGAAATGGCGGCACTGATCTTGCTGGGAAACCTGCACGGATACACGGAAAGCTTTCCCGGCGGCCAGTTTTTGTATCTGGCAGTGTGCACGCTGGATGTGAATCTGATGCTGTTCTTTTCGGCATTTCTCATCGTGCTGTTTGCCGGAAATTCCCTTCCGGCGCTCTGCGTGGGGATCGTGGGGGCTCTGTTGGGCCTGTTTTCCGCCTTTCTGCCGCCCATCGTCAGCTATTTTGTGCCCTGGGGCTACTTCATCCCGCTGGGGGCCTATGAGGTGGCGGACTGGGAGGAGGCCACCCATACGGTTACCTATGGCGTTCGCGGATGCAACTGGGGGCTGCTGGCATTTACAGTGGTCGTCAGCGGACTGCTGCTGTATATATGCTGGCGCAGCGTGCAGAGACAGGAGGTGTGA
- a CDS encoding HAMP domain-containing sensor histidine kinase, producing MKTFVRLIRRYVLAAVSIVVLLLFLGIGLIAWLGWREGQRLPRQTYDSTVIADAMIKTEDTLMFGAEHTPEEWMDGYAWAMVLDDQGHIIWNYALPEELHKTYTASDIASFSRWYLRDYPVFCHVTDYGLFVIGLPKGSLWRYNLYNSPDGLRDLVHSIFFILPGSLLLGLAFCFWLGWRGTRQLQTVAAGLDTLAQGKTVQLPTSGFTGELAEKLNRTSSHLQQKNEMLARRDDARTQWIAGVSHDVRTPLALILGWSEQLEQNAALPDTARQKAAGIRTQSEKLRSLIDDLNLTSKLEYGAQPLRKERFTAGPLFRELVAQLYDSPLAEKCEISLHQSDAAEHAQILVDRALLGRLLENLISNSVRHSGGNGAQSNVYNIIAPVRISIQIDVVEEMLHLTVADNGKGYPETVLAALSSGEIGENTPHILGLHVVEQIAEAHGGKATFGQNTPCGAKAVVELPTE from the coding sequence ATGAAAACCTTTGTACGTCTCATCCGCCGCTATGTGCTGGCAGCGGTAAGCATTGTTGTGCTACTGCTTTTTCTCGGCATTGGTTTGATCGCCTGGCTAGGATGGCGGGAAGGGCAGCGGCTGCCCCGACAGACCTACGATTCCACCGTTATTGCGGACGCTATGATAAAAACGGAGGATACACTGATGTTCGGCGCAGAACACACGCCGGAAGAATGGATGGATGGCTATGCATGGGCCATGGTGCTGGACGATCAGGGACATATAATATGGAACTATGCCCTGCCAGAAGAATTGCACAAAACCTACACCGCCAGCGACATTGCCAGCTTCTCCCGCTGGTATCTGCGGGATTATCCGGTGTTCTGCCATGTGACAGATTATGGGCTGTTTGTCATCGGCCTGCCCAAAGGAAGCCTGTGGCGGTACAACCTGTACAACTCGCCGGACGGCCTGCGGGATCTGGTGCACAGCATTTTCTTCATTCTGCCCGGGTCTCTGCTGTTGGGACTGGCCTTTTGTTTCTGGCTGGGATGGCGGGGCACCAGACAGCTTCAAACAGTGGCTGCCGGTCTGGATACCCTGGCCCAGGGCAAGACTGTGCAGCTGCCCACCAGCGGGTTTACCGGAGAGCTGGCCGAAAAGCTGAACCGGACCAGCTCCCATCTGCAACAGAAAAATGAGATGCTGGCACGGCGGGATGACGCCCGTACCCAGTGGATCGCAGGCGTCAGCCACGACGTCCGCACCCCGCTGGCCCTGATCCTGGGCTGGAGCGAACAGCTAGAACAAAACGCTGCGCTGCCGGATACCGCACGTCAGAAAGCCGCAGGCATCCGTACCCAGAGTGAAAAACTCCGCTCCCTCATTGATGATCTGAACCTGACCAGCAAACTGGAATACGGTGCGCAGCCGCTGCGCAAAGAACGCTTCACCGCCGGGCCACTTTTCCGTGAACTGGTAGCTCAGCTGTACGACAGCCCCCTGGCCGAGAAGTGTGAAATCTCTCTTCACCAGAGCGATGCCGCGGAACATGCACAGATTCTGGTAGATCGTGCGCTGCTGGGACGACTGCTGGAAAATTTGATCAGTAACAGTGTACGGCATTCTGGGGGGAATGGCGCGCAATCAAACGTATACAACATCATTGCCCCGGTCAGGATTTCCATACAGATAGACGTGGTGGAAGAAATGCTTCATCTGACCGTGGCGGATAACGGCAAAGGCTATCCGGAAACGGTGCTTGCCGCCCTGTCCTCCGGCGAAATAGGAGAGAATACGCCCCATATTCTGGGACTACATGTGGTAGAGCAGATTGCGGAGGCACATGGTGGAAAGGCCACGTTTGGGCAGAATACGCCATGTGGGGCGAAGGCTGTGGTAGAACTGCCGACGGAATAA
- a CDS encoding ABC transporter ATP-binding protein — protein sequence MKSVIKTHDLCKTYAGIPVVDHLRLTVPQGCVYGFLGPNGAGKSTTMKMLLGLVHPTAGSVELLGKPLKEENRIALLRQTGSLIESPSGYLHLTARENLSIVARLKDVPRKDIDRVLEIVHLTADANRKVGQYSLGMKQRLGIAMALLGSPKLLILDEPTNGLDPAGMQEMRELIAAMPETTGATVLISSHLLGEMEQMVSQVGILDHGKMLFEGSLQELQRHSRGGVLLRVLDVSKSVEVVKRRGIKARISMRQPDLLLLPPLEDEPLAALVSALSENGAGVVGVMPQTKNLEEIFLSLTNRQGEVA from the coding sequence ATGAAATCTGTAATCAAGACCCACGATCTGTGTAAAACCTATGCGGGGATCCCGGTGGTGGATCATCTCCGGCTGACAGTGCCCCAGGGCTGCGTCTACGGCTTTCTGGGCCCCAATGGGGCGGGAAAATCCACCACCATGAAGATGCTGCTGGGCCTGGTGCACCCCACCGCCGGCAGCGTGGAGCTGCTGGGAAAACCGTTAAAAGAAGAAAATCGCATTGCCCTGCTGCGGCAGACGGGCAGCCTCATCGAATCTCCTTCCGGGTATCTCCATCTGACCGCCCGGGAAAATCTTTCCATTGTTGCCAGACTAAAGGACGTACCCCGGAAGGATATCGATCGGGTGCTGGAGATCGTGCACCTGACCGCCGATGCCAACCGGAAGGTGGGACAGTATTCCCTGGGCATGAAACAGCGGCTGGGCATCGCCATGGCCCTGCTGGGCAGCCCGAAGCTGCTCATCCTGGATGAGCCCACCAACGGTCTGGATCCGGCGGGTATGCAGGAGATGCGCGAGCTCATTGCAGCCATGCCGGAGACCACCGGCGCCACCGTGCTGATCTCCAGCCATCTGCTGGGGGAGATGGAGCAGATGGTTTCCCAGGTGGGCATTTTAGATCATGGGAAAATGCTGTTTGAAGGTTCTCTGCAGGAGCTGCAGCGGCACAGCAGAGGAGGCGTCCTGCTGCGGGTGCTGGATGTGTCGAAAAGTGTTGAAGTAGTAAAACGGCGGGGCATCAAAGCGCGGATCAGCATGCGGCAGCCGGATCTTCTTCTTCTGCCTCCGCTGGAGGATGAGCCGCTGGCGGCTCTTGTCAGCGCATTATCGGAAAACGGAGCCGGTGTGGTGGGCGTGATGCCCCAGACAAAAAATCTGGAAGAAATTTTCCTAAGTCTGACAAACCGACAGGGGGAGGTGGCGTAA
- a CDS encoding response regulator transcription factor, protein MNSIYEIRILVVDDNTDLLRLLQEQLTDAGYRHIQTVRSCAEAKRAFAADIPQLMILDINLPDGDGFSLFRALRGKADIPALFLSARDADADRLFGLGLGADDYLTKPFLMQELLLRVQHILQRAYRAELSLGRNKTVTLGACRTDLQDALVTWPDGRVLPLTATELALLRKLAENRGHIVTYDALCESVWGADYYGYENSLGVHIRHLRQKIEKDPGQPQLLLTVRGIGYKLAKEESA, encoded by the coding sequence ATGAACAGCATTTATGAAATCCGCATTCTGGTCGTGGATGACAACACGGATCTGCTTCGTCTGCTCCAGGAGCAGCTGACGGACGCAGGTTACCGTCATATTCAGACAGTCCGAAGCTGCGCGGAAGCGAAAAGGGCATTTGCCGCAGACATCCCCCAGCTGATGATCCTGGACATCAACCTACCGGATGGAGACGGTTTTTCCCTGTTCCGGGCTCTGCGGGGCAAAGCAGATATCCCCGCACTGTTTCTGTCAGCCCGGGATGCAGACGCCGACCGCCTGTTTGGGCTGGGTCTCGGCGCGGATGATTACCTGACCAAGCCTTTTCTCATGCAGGAACTGCTTCTTCGCGTACAGCATATCCTGCAGCGGGCCTATCGGGCGGAGCTGTCCCTTGGCCGGAACAAAACGGTTACGCTGGGTGCCTGCAGGACAGACTTACAGGACGCCCTGGTCACATGGCCGGATGGGCGTGTCCTTCCCCTCACCGCCACAGAACTGGCGCTGCTGCGCAAGCTGGCTGAAAACCGCGGCCATATTGTCACCTACGATGCACTGTGCGAATCCGTCTGGGGTGCCGATTATTACGGATATGAAAACAGTCTGGGCGTCCACATCCGCCATCTGCGGCAAAAGATCGAAAAAGATCCCGGACAACCCCAACTCCTTCTCACCGTTCGAGGCATCGGCTACAAGCTGGCAAAGGAGGAATCCGCATGA
- a CDS encoding polya polymerase produces MKLQNITDVKGFFDVVNECKGTVELVTADGDVLNLKSKLCQFVSMSSIFNNEAYIKELDLKFSEPEDFQKIMSFLMYGN; encoded by the coding sequence ATGAAACTGCAGAACATCACAGATGTCAAAGGCTTTTTTGATGTGGTAAACGAGTGCAAAGGCACTGTAGAGCTGGTGACGGCAGACGGCGACGTCCTTAACCTGAAATCCAAACTCTGCCAGTTCGTTTCCATGTCCAGCATTTTCAACAATGAGGCATACATCAAAGAACTGGATCTGAAATTCTCTGAACCCGAGGATTTCCAGAAGATCATGTCTTTCCTCATGTACGGAAACTAA
- a CDS encoding ABC transporter permease: MLKRCIAAENQKLHASPIWAMFFLLPVISAGYGTFNYLQNLEILKDGWYSLWTQHTLFYSMFFFPAMVAVYAAYLWRLEHQGHNWNLIMASPVPPLDLFLAKFVVVAKLALLTHGFVFLLFVLCGKGFAHLPGWPPVTLPLFLLRGAFGALAVIAAQLLLAMVIRSFAVPVFLGLLGGISGIFAGVKGLSLLWPYALMQIGMNANKGTDVLHGKYGQFFGSCVLWSVGFLQLAWFLLKKRDVRA; encoded by the coding sequence ATGCTGAAGCGATGTATTGCTGCAGAGAATCAAAAGCTGCATGCGTCCCCCATCTGGGCCATGTTCTTCCTGCTGCCGGTGATCTCGGCCGGGTACGGCACCTTTAATTATTTACAGAATCTGGAAATTTTGAAGGACGGGTGGTACAGCCTGTGGACGCAGCACACGCTGTTCTATTCCATGTTTTTCTTCCCGGCCATGGTGGCTGTCTATGCGGCCTACCTGTGGCGGCTGGAGCATCAGGGACACAACTGGAATCTGATCATGGCAAGTCCGGTGCCGCCGCTGGATCTGTTTCTGGCCAAATTTGTGGTGGTGGCAAAGCTGGCCCTTCTGACCCACGGGTTTGTGTTTCTGCTGTTTGTCCTGTGCGGAAAAGGATTTGCCCATCTGCCGGGCTGGCCGCCGGTGACGCTGCCCCTGTTTTTGCTGCGGGGCGCATTCGGTGCGCTGGCGGTCATTGCTGCCCAACTGCTGCTGGCCATGGTCATCCGCAGCTTTGCGGTGCCCGTTTTCCTGGGGCTGCTGGGTGGGATCAGCGGGATCTTTGCGGGGGTGAAGGGGCTTTCTCTGCTCTGGCCCTATGCCCTCATGCAGATCGGCATGAACGCCAACAAGGGCACGGATGTCCTGCATGGAAAATACGGGCAGTTTTTTGGAAGCTGTGTTCTCTGGTCGGTGGGATTTCTGCAGCTGGCGTGGTTCCTTTTGAAAAAACGGGACGTGCGGGCGTAG
- a CDS encoding carbohydrate kinase has product MKKEMDIVALGELLIDFTEAGTGADGMKLFEQNPGGAPANLLTAASHMGYRTAFIGKVGTDMHGAFLKKTLEKEGIDTRALVEDPATFTTLAFVEINENGERNFSFARKPGADTQLRKEELDRELLSDCRIFHFGSLSLTDEPSRSATWEAARLAKAAGALISYDPNYRPPLWRSQEEAAEGMKSVVSLVDVMKVSDEESLLLTGETTYEKAALRLLAQGPKLVAVTLGGDGVLLASKAYQEMIPAFRTEAVDTTGAGDSFWGGFLSRFLSYEKELEQMTWDELKNCAVTGNAVASLCVRKRGGIPAVPSRDEVEAFLHSTLA; this is encoded by the coding sequence GTGAAAAAAGAGATGGATATTGTGGCATTGGGGGAACTGCTCATCGATTTTACCGAGGCGGGAACAGGCGCGGACGGCATGAAGCTGTTTGAACAGAATCCGGGCGGGGCGCCGGCCAACCTGCTGACGGCGGCCAGCCATATGGGATATCGCACGGCATTTATCGGAAAGGTGGGCACGGACATGCACGGCGCTTTTCTGAAAAAGACACTGGAAAAAGAGGGCATTGATACCCGGGCACTGGTGGAGGATCCGGCGACGTTTACGACGCTGGCGTTTGTAGAGATCAATGAGAACGGAGAGAGGAATTTTTCTTTTGCGAGAAAACCGGGGGCAGATACCCAGCTGCGCAAGGAAGAGCTGGATCGGGAGCTGCTGTCCGACTGCCGGATTTTTCATTTCGGTTCCCTGTCCCTGACGGACGAGCCTTCCCGGAGCGCGACATGGGAAGCGGCTAGACTGGCGAAAGCGGCAGGGGCGCTCATTTCCTATGATCCCAATTATCGGCCGCCGCTGTGGCGCAGTCAGGAAGAAGCGGCAGAAGGGATGAAATCGGTGGTGTCGCTGGTGGACGTAATGAAGGTGTCGGACGAGGAGAGTCTGCTGCTGACCGGTGAGACGACCTATGAGAAGGCGGCTTTGCGGCTGCTCGCCCAGGGGCCGAAGCTGGTGGCTGTCACACTGGGCGGCGATGGCGTGCTGCTGGCATCGAAGGCGTATCAGGAGATGATTCCGGCCTTTCGGACCGAGGCGGTGGACACCACCGGCGCAGGGGATTCCTTCTGGGGCGGATTCTTAAGCCGTTTCCTTTCCTATGAGAAGGAGCTGGAGCAGATGACCTGGGATGAGCTGAAAAACTGTGCGGTAACGGGAAATGCAGTGGCAAGCCTGTGCGTCAGAAAGCGGGGCGGTATTCCGGCGGTTCCGTCCAGGGATGAGGTGGAAGCCTTTTTGCATAGCACATTGGCCTGA